A region of the Electrophorus electricus isolate fEleEle1 chromosome 7, fEleEle1.pri, whole genome shotgun sequence genome:
GAGATACCATCTAAAAAGCaccaaaatcaaaatgaatCTCCAAAGCAGATATCACAGAAGACAGCTCGTTGCCTCTCTGACTCGAAGCTATTTCATTAAACAGCCTTGACAGAAAAGTTCTAATCACggagtaattttattttacaattaagAGAAAAGATGCAGCCTGTCCTTTACAGGGTGACGTTTCCAAAAGTGAGAACACACAGCTAACAGTAatgaaaaagcaataaaaaaaaaagaagaaaaaaaatactcatACAAAAGCAATTCACCTGTTcttcaataaaaacaaaatttgacaGTTCCGTCAGTTTCACTTTCAGCGTACACTGCAGCCCtttctcgcgctctctctcacacacataggACCTAATAAGACTgataaaacagcacagagggcAGGGGAGACAGACAGTAAAGCTGTGGCAATAACGTGGGAGGGCAGGATCTAGGCAGCCGCGTCTCAGTTGGCGTGCTGGGCAGTGGAGAAGCAGAGCTTCAGTGTGTAGGGGTACGGACCATctggaacaaaacaacaactccAGCTGAGAACAGGGGCCTGGACTTGGCACCACACTGTTTAAAAAGGGAAGCACATACTTGGGTTCTTCATCTGGTAATGGTTCATCATGGCTAGTGCTTCCATTGCATCATTAACAGACTCCCACTCCAGCAGACCTGAGGAGCTCTTCTCTGAGGAGGCACCACCTGAGGGGAGAACAGAGTCATGAATGCCCAGGCGCTACCAAGACACACGGCATACCCCACACCCCCGCGTGcacacaatataaaaacaagTTTCATTGCCAACAACTCCAGGAAACATTTGATGACAGTAGGCACTAAAACTTAAGTGTAGCTTAAGACGTCTGGAAACAGGAACCCCAGTTCCTTCTGTGTTGACAGACTATAGACAAGTTACAACCTCTTGGAAAAAGCCTTTGTAGTCACTTACATTCAGCAGTTAACAGGTTACAATAGTTCTAGCTGTATACATGACTCACCCCAGGACACTGACCCCCACTCACCCTTTGCTGCAAACAGTTTTACATTCGATGGGCTCTTCACACCAAGCTCATCACATATCTGAAAAGACAAAGGAAGGCAGAAGTCAGACTCACACGTTCAGTtgacccccccccacaagtTCTTCCTGTAGGACTCAGCTGGCTGACctcagagaagatctccacAGACGCTTCAGGAGCAGCGTTGAAGAAGTGCAGAACGTTGCTTGGGTGCTGGATTCGGTTCTTGGCTGCCTGCTCTGGGGAAGTGAAGCGGTTGTTACGGCTGCCGTGGAAGTCTTTGAAGCTGCTGCTACCGTCCTCTAGCTCGTACGACTGTCCGGGCATGATGGCCTGCTGTTTGGACAcactgcaagacacacacacacacacacacattcatcagaaccacacacacacacacacacacacacacacacaccctggagaGATTACACTCAAGGGCTTGATTACTAGTGACcaagaaattaagaaaataaaaccacGTAGTTAAAGGAATTAGAGATCAACACTGTTCCTGAACAACTTCAACTCCTGCTGTTGAACTGTCAAAGTAACAAGCGTGTGCGAGGGCAGATGAACCCCTACCAGACGTTAAGTTTCTGGTTAAAGAGGAAGTGGTTGTTGAGATGGCAGATGGCACGGTCCACAGCGTAGCAGTCTCCCATCTCCACCATAGCAGCTCCAGGCTTGCTTTTCATGAACTTCACCTgcaatttcaaaacaaacaccattttACCCTTTGGACATGCCCGGATTGGATTTACTTTGCACTCACGTTAACAGGTTTACTAAACAAAGTTTACCCTCTCCACATTGCCGTAGAGGCAGAAGATGTTGAAGACCTTGTCAGCGTTTATTTTCGATGGCTCCAGGCCGTACACCATCATGACAGGAGACTCTGCGTGTGCACTATACTCCCCCggaggtggtgggggtgcaCCGTACTGCCCACCGTACCgctgccccgccccgccccgccgtGGGCCACCCATAGACGGGCCCATGCGTCGCGCTTCGTAGCCACCATAACCCTCGTCCTGGTATCCATGGTAACCACCTgggtgaaaaaaataataaaaataaaaacaaacaaaaaaaacaaaaaaacaacaagacaCCACCCATGCGAAGACAGACGGTCACTGACGGTGACTGGAAGATTTATTTTCTAAGTGACTACACAGTACCGACTTGCTGCCACTGTGGATCTGTACACCGGTTTAACAAGCACGGCTCAAGCCCCCGTCCCCACAAACGCATATGTTGGGTGTTTGTTGGCAGGGGCGTGGGCCTTACCGTACTCTGGAGGGTGATCTCCCAGCAGAGCCGGCTGCCTCTGACGTTTGTTGGGGTTGGCATTCATATCTGAGAGGCAAACAGGAAGATGTCggagacagaaagaagaggaagaacagAGAATTGGGTGGCGGAAGGGGGGTCTAATTTGCTGAGAAACTAGCAAACACAGCTCGACACTCTGATTTAAGTCTGAGGACTGATGGACAGAAAAGAGAATGAGGGCACAACAGGCAGAGAAAGGGTGCACTAAACTCTGATCAagcatacacccccccccccccccacctgcaTAAGAACTTGTTGGGAAACAGAAGTACAAGAGAAAGAAGTGGGGGTAATTACTAAACAGCTCACTCTCCCACAAACATTCAGCCACTGAGATTGTGACGTGATTATTTAGCAGAGCATAACAGACTGAGCGAGAACAAAAAGGGCAAAATGgccaaaagcacacacaccttgatCACCCCCGTTGCCATCAGCATCTGCACCTGTTCAGGTACACACATCGCAAACATGAATCTTACTGGACACGGAACATTCACTTCAACGTAAAACATCGACAAGAATTCTAGTCAACATGAAGGGCGAGGGCAAGGACCCATTTCCCCCAAAGATTACAAAAGCCAAGTGAGTGGCCAAACTAAAGTTAGACTCCAAAACAGCAGAGCTAAACATTTGTCCTGGACATAataaaaggggagaaaaaaaaaaaaaaagactccatTACGTCACTGCTAAAGAACCCCATCACACTGCAGCATAGCAACAGCAAGATGAGGAACACACCGGATCAATTTAACCAGAAGacttggggcgggggggggaggggagaaaagGCAAGTTAGTTATTGTGTCACAGAAGCTCTTGAAACAAACCCACGAGAGCATCACTCCAAGACAACATAAGCTCGGAATTTACTTACAGCTCAACCCAACGGAGGAGGGGAGATGAGGCAGGAAGACAGCGCTGTAAATTAGCCACAGACCTCTTCATCTCTGCCACTTCACACTTAAAACAGAGCTCCGCTCTCCCCCGCGAGGCAGCCTGCCTCCACCCTTCTGGCTCATGACCAAAGTCCCGCCGCAGTTCTTGCATGATCCATATTCTTATTTGAATACACTTCCCTTTGCATCACGGTGGGTTGCCACGTTGGGACTTTTTGCACATTTCAGACAGTTTGCTGTTCCCCACTAGAGAGACAATGCCAAACCTGCATCACATTGGAAGGTGTTACAGAGTAGTCATAAGACTAAAAcgtgaaaaagaaaagaataaatagTCACACATTGAGAGGCAGAATTGTTTGGGAGGTGTAGGTCGGCTGGATCGTGAGCAGAGGTCACGGGGCTCACAGGGCGTGGGTTGGCTCTATTCCAGGACACGCTTCAGGGCATAAGGTATGGAGGAGGTTGGTATGTCAGTCTGCATGTCAGTGCTTGGTGTCTGCCATGTTGTCCTCATCACTGGCGGTGTGTGACTTCTCCAGTGATCTGCTACGACGTGATTGTCAGTGGGGTGGCCCaatgctgctgcagctgcaggtgGTGCTGGTGTTCTCTACATGGCGTGCAAGTATGCTTTTGTGCCAGTCGACCAAACGGTACAACCCAACGTGGGCGGGGCTTACAGACGGCCTGTTTGCTTTCTCGACCTGCTGTATGCCTGTGGACGTCGTCTGTTTGGTGTAAACAGATGGAGACCTTTGTCTGTTTGCATcgtgttgtgtttctttgtttccctCCCTGAAGACTCCTTTGTCAGCAGTGAGGTGATGTGCAGTGTCACAGTGGAGTGTGTCTTGTTCTT
Encoded here:
- the hnrnpl2 gene encoding heterogeneous nuclear ribonucleoprotein L2, whose product is MATQTARYYSEGGRATKRQKTENDGGISTEGYDDPHKPLPSLVVHVRGLVDGVLEADLVEALQEFGTISYVVLMPKKRQALVEYEDMSGSCNAVTYANDNQIYIAGHPAFVNYSTSQKISRPGDSDDSRSVNNVLLFTIMNPIYPITTDVLYTICNNCGPVQRIVIFRKNGVQAMVEFDSVQSAQRAKASLNGADIYSGCCTLKIEYAKPTRLNVFKNDQDTWDYTNPNLSSQGADADGNGGDQDMNANPNKRQRQPALLGDHPPEYGGYHGYQDEGYGGYEARRMGPSMGGPRRGGAGQRYGGQYGAPPPPPGEYSAHAESPVMMVYGLEPSKINADKVFNIFCLYGNVERVKFMKSKPGAAMVEMGDCYAVDRAICHLNNHFLFNQKLNVCVSKQQAIMPGQSYELEDGSSSFKDFHGSRNNRFTSPEQAAKNRIQHPSNVLHFFNAAPEASVEIFSEICDELGVKSPSNVKLFAAKGGASSEKSSSGLLEWESVNDAMEALAMMNHYQMKNPNGPYPYTLKLCFSTAQHAN